In Flavobacterium endoglycinae, one DNA window encodes the following:
- a CDS encoding ExbD/TolR family protein, which yields MAELNTGDGGGGKGGKVRSKKQNSKVDLTAMVDLAFLLITFFMLTTSLSKPQSMDLSLPDKDEDPTKNKDIKVDENRTMTVILGENNKLTYYMGLLESPIAGPKDITYGKDGIRREVLKRKKSVLEYSASIGKPKNGIIVIIKPTKKSTYRNLVDMLDEMAIAGVDTYAIVPEFTPEEAKLADQK from the coding sequence ATGGCTGAATTAAATACCGGCGACGGTGGTGGCGGAAAAGGTGGCAAGGTAAGAAGTAAAAAGCAAAACTCGAAGGTAGATTTAACTGCCATGGTAGATTTGGCATTCTTATTGATCACGTTCTTCATGTTGACCACATCGTTGTCAAAACCTCAATCAATGGATTTGTCATTGCCAGATAAAGACGAAGATCCTACTAAAAACAAGGATATTAAAGTTGATGAGAATCGTACTATGACGGTAATATTGGGAGAGAACAATAAACTTACTTATTATATGGGATTATTAGAGTCTCCTATTGCTGGGCCTAAAGATATCACATATGGTAAAGATGGTATTCGTAGAGAAGTTCTAAAAAGAAAAAAATCAGTTTTAGAATATTCTGCTTCAATAGGGAAACCTAAAAATGGAATTATTGTGATCATTAAACCAACAAAAAAATCAACTTATCGTAATTTAGTTGATATGTTGGATGAAATGGCGATTGCGGGAGTAGATACTTATGCAATTGTTCCGGAGTTTACTCCAGAGGAAGCAAAATTGGCAGATCAAAAATAA
- a CDS encoding MotA/TolQ/ExbB proton channel family protein has translation MANVKVKKESTSNGGGMITGIIIAACILVGVFIWKVIMGDSANFEGGNPETGHPINTLGQVYKGGFIVPVLLGMFLMVVVFSIERFIVIGKAAGKTNLDKFMKSVQGSIKEGNIEAAIASCDKQQGSVANAIKSALIKYQDVKKEGFNSEEASEVIHKEIEEATSLEMPMLEKNMTIISTLVSLGTLGGLLGTVSGMIKAFGALASAGTPDQAALATGISEALINTATGISTSILAIVSYNFFTAKIDDLTYSIDEAGTTIVNTYRKFRGSLKQ, from the coding sequence ATGGCAAACGTTAAAGTTAAAAAAGAAAGCACTTCAAATGGGGGAGGAATGATTACAGGAATCATTATTGCTGCGTGTATTTTAGTGGGGGTGTTTATTTGGAAAGTAATCATGGGAGACTCTGCTAACTTCGAAGGTGGTAACCCTGAAACTGGACATCCAATCAATACATTAGGACAAGTTTATAAAGGAGGATTTATTGTACCTGTATTATTAGGTATGTTTTTAATGGTTGTTGTTTTTTCTATTGAAAGATTTATCGTTATTGGTAAAGCTGCTGGTAAAACTAACTTAGATAAATTCATGAAAAGCGTTCAAGGTAGTATTAAAGAAGGAAACATCGAGGCTGCTATCGCTTCATGCGACAAACAACAAGGTTCAGTTGCTAACGCAATTAAATCTGCTTTAATTAAATACCAAGACGTTAAAAAAGAAGGATTCAACAGTGAGGAAGCTTCTGAAGTAATCCACAAAGAAATCGAAGAGGCAACTTCACTAGAAATGCCAATGTTAGAGAAAAACATGACTATCATCTCTACTTTAGTATCTTTAGGTACATTAGGAGGATTATTAGGAACTGTATCTGGTATGATTAAAGCGTTTGGTGCGTTAGCTTCTGCTGGTACTCCTGACCAAGCTGCTCTTGCAACAGGTATCTCTGAAGCACTTATCAACACTGCAACAGGTATCTCTACTTCTATCTTAGCTATCGTTTCTTACAACTTCTTTACTGCTAAAATTGACGATTTAACTTACTCTATCGATGAGGCTGGTACTACAATCGTAAATACTTACAGAAAATTCAGAGGAAGTTTAAAACAATAA
- a CDS encoding ExbD/TolR family protein, whose translation MAKIKMKKKSTSTDMTAMCDVAFLLLTFFILTATAKVPEALPVDMPSSTVQSKLPDSDLAIITIGKGKDGKSKVFFDIKGREIRKKTLEGMGAKYGVNFSEDDKTKFALMDDFGVPVSGLKQIIDLKSADRVKADQTGIPIDSLDNQLKDWLLVSRRAAIDLDDKELQIAIKGDAKEQYPQIKKIMDILQDQKINSFNLVTGMRGKDF comes from the coding sequence ATGGCTAAAATAAAAATGAAAAAGAAGTCAACGTCGACAGATATGACTGCGATGTGTGACGTTGCATTCCTTTTGCTTACGTTCTTTATCTTGACCGCAACTGCTAAAGTTCCTGAAGCACTTCCTGTAGATATGCCTTCTTCTACTGTACAAAGTAAATTACCAGATTCTGATTTGGCAATTATTACAATAGGTAAAGGAAAAGACGGGAAAAGCAAAGTGTTTTTTGACATTAAAGGAAGAGAAATCCGTAAAAAAACCCTAGAAGGAATGGGAGCTAAATACGGTGTTAATTTTTCAGAAGATGATAAAACGAAATTCGCTTTAATGGATGATTTTGGTGTACCAGTTTCTGGTTTAAAACAAATCATCGATTTAAAATCAGCTGATAGAGTTAAAGCGGATCAAACTGGAATTCCAATCGATTCTTTAGATAATCAATTAAAAGACTGGCTTTTAGTTTCAAGAAGAGCTGCAATTGACCTTGATGATAAAGAATTGCAGATTGCAATTAAAGGAGACGCGAAAGAACAATATCCACAAATCAAAAAGATTATGGATATCTTACAAGATCAGAAAATCAATTCCTTTAACCTAGTTACTGGAATGAGAGGAAAAGACTTTTAA